From the Ipomoea triloba cultivar NCNSP0323 chromosome 8, ASM357664v1 genome, the window CCATTTCAGCTGCCCTCGTCCGGACCCATCGTGTGGAAAAGATTGTTCTTTGCTCACTATTGGTTTTATCTCCCACGAAATGGTCGAACGGCAGACCAACACCACCGGGAAATTGACTAATACTTATCAAAAAACTAGAGTAACCTTTCGGCCCTCTTTGAATTGCTTGATCGTCGTCGAGTACAATGATTTGCTTATAAGTGCGCTAGATTGCTTGTTCACTCTCGAGACctagaacccctatttataAGAGTTATGAGGAAATCTTTCCTTATTACACTTTAAGCACTTTCCTAATCTACCTCGTCCTTCCTTCCATATCTCTTGCCTTCTATCGCCGAACTTTTTAGGAAACTCCCATAACTGCCTGCCTTGCCCCATTCTCCTTCGCCGCCTTCCTTGCACCGCCTTTCTTACACCACCTTTCTTGCCTCGACCCCGTATTAGATCGGTCTAGTTCGACTTATCCTCACCTTGTTTCCCTACCCCGACCTTTCTTCCATGGTTATTAATCGTTTCAATAGCTATGTCCAATCACTCTGAGTCTAAGATCTTCAACTGCCTTATCACCTTTCCTATGATCCCCCGACCGACTGATCGATGGTCAACCGAGCTTCGCCCTGTCCTCCTACCTTCCTCCGAGTCTGCTCTTCCTCAACATTAGTTGTCTCTTTCGCACACGCCGAGCTTCTAGCACCGAGCCTTATCCTATCccccatcatctagtccctcatTTCTTCGAGCTACGCAAAGCACGAGCcctaatgttatatatatagggatatgtacgtatattattattattattattattattattattattattatatcactCTTTATTTCTCACCGTCTCTCTTTCTCCTTGTTGACCCTTCAATTTTAAGTGGTTCATGAGGTTGATTTTGGGATAttgaggtaagatttatgtctaccTAAAATTTGTTTAccccaattaaattatttaatatgtgcttatATGATATTATACtattaggctaaagtgtcaccccacaccatgaactataacggattcttcatgccgcaccctaacctttaatattaattgtatatatatattccttatatttttgtgtgtaattatcatgtatgtattaattgtaagtgaattattaattagtattatgtaGAATTGAGATATTAACTAATTACTAGTAATTGCATGAAATTAGGAATCGTCGCGTTCAACATTGGTTCATCAAtttatgtgtttatttttttttcatctgttcatcattttcaaatatatatgattgtttACCAATATTCTTAAATGTTGGCTTTCCTCCAccatttattttgaattttgtatCATCTGCCATTTATTTTGGATTTTCCTGAATAATATTGTGGCTTCAAGCATCAACCTAGCTGTATTTCTCAACAGAGTGATTAATGTGATATGTGTTGTTTTAGGTAGGCTATTGCTTATGTTAATTTTGTCTTGTTTGGTAGAAACAACATATTTTTGAGTTTCAACGCACTGTCTATTCTGCGTTGGTTCTGATTACGGATGATGAGTTTCCAACGGAGCGGGGTGGGGAGTTTGTTTTTACATATGATGGTTTGATCGTGAAGGGTTCAACTGGATTCGGGTGAGAAGTAAAGTGGATTTGATCATCCTGAATTACACTTCCGGGACGATGTCACAGCCAAATGGAGTTGTTCATAGTCACCGGGGAGCGTTCTTATGACTTTAGATTCATTTTTAGCTAAtgaattttctaatataatttccatattatattttaattaattgatactttttctAATATATTTTACCTGTTTCGTCCCCTTTTTTATAATATGGatccatatatatgttaatccgtttattaTGTAATCTATACAGGTAATtatcatatactatttaccatctaaataatacGTGGTCATTAATAAcggtatttaacatctaaatttttTATAGTAATTAAACATACCCGTGCACTtcttttgattaattttgaataaaatcttttttaaaaattatgaaaattaaaaaattaatactttctgtaatataaattttatctaattagataagaaaattgataatacacatattacatccataattataggaaattaaaaaaatattatgataattattctaatcaacatattattatgctaattcacatattattagaTCTATACAATTATATGTAAATTATTCAACTTttagattattacacatataaaatcatgctaatggttacttttgaacaaaatgttaataattatggtaattaaaaaattaatttgcacatcatacttttattaaattgtttttttcatACTTGACgtaatatagattttatctaatcaattaaggaaattaatggtacacaatggacataattaaagaaaataaacatacacatattacgtccataattaaataaaattcaacatacacatattacgtccataattaaacgaaattaaatatatacatattattttattgaaaataatatatactccttaattaccataattattcagACTACATGGatgtcataattagcataacattaattaagaataatatatatactccttattatcatatagtaatcataataaaatgtcctcatttttattgaaattagTGATAAATTTTTCTGCCTATAtaggaaattaattaaatatacacatattacgatgggtaattaaagaaaaataaacatacacatattacgtccatattACCAACCtgtatttaatactttaatcttactatggtATTCAACATAGAGATAGTATCAATTAGCATGCTCTTCCTTCTATTTTTGGTTTAGACTTTtcctaataaaatttttaagtaatcaatttcaacactaatatacaaatcttataatttcaaataaatgtaaatttttaaatattagtattgtttataatttcatcaatgattttaggatgttttttccacatagaaaatattataaaccattataaatactattaaatattttacaaagtcaaatcatttatattatattaaacaaatCTTATATGTTTGCTAATAAGGTGGTTAGTGTATATATAGgggtgaataataaaaataggagCCACAAAATGGTCCTCACAAGTTATTGAAAAAGAACTTTTAACGTATAAAATGATCATGTGATATAAATCATGTTAcatatcaaattttttaaaataaatgcaatcaAATGAGTCATTGATACTTTTGCATTGATCTTACAATCAAATAAACATACACtctcaaatattataaattataattatttatagattaacctttaattttattatttagatatataatatacaaaattaatccGTGCACTGTTAATTTACtagtttatttaaaaattaaatagtaaattCCTTTCcaagaatatatatgtatcttaTTTGGTTGATCACTTCTAACCACAGCTCACATTGCGCTCGCCCAGTCTCCTCCTTCATCCATTTTTCATGCTCCCATAAAGCAgattaatatttattagtttccACCATTATTCCTTTACAAGGAAGATAGATCGGATATTGAATTGGGATCAGAGACCATGCAAAAGCATTCAAACAGTAACTCCATCCACGGCTTCAAGCCGGAAAGGCCATGGCTTCTAGGCATAGCGGTTATTGGTTTATTCGGCAGCGCCCTTCTTATCGCAACCTTTTTCCGGACATCCAACAATCCCATCGCGTGCAAGATGGCCGGCATGGTGTCGGGTCAGCCCGCCACTGATATCCAAATGGAGGCCATTATCCATTACGCCACCACCAAGATTACGCCCCAACAGAACATGGATGAGATTCGGATTTCCTTCGACGTCCTCCGAGATCGAAGCCCCTGCAATTTCCTGGTCTTCGGGCTGGGCCATGATTCCCTGATGTGGTCGTCGTTGAACCCCCGCGGCAACACGCTGTTCCTCGAGGAGGATCCCAAATGGGTGGAGACCGTGATCGGGTCCGCCCCGTACCTCAAGGCCCGCACCGTCAATTACCGGACCCAGCTCTCCCAGTCCGACGAGCTGATCCGCCACTTGCACCAGGAGCCCGACTGTTCCCCTAAGAAGTCCTTCATACGAGGCAACCACCGCTGCAGGTGAGGGACCATTACAAATACGTTATtccatttacttttttttttacgtttttAAGGTATTAAAGTGTTTGCTAATTATGCTCATCATTTTcctcactttttaaataaaaaaatattaaagaaagtaAAACTCCTAAAGATAAATGGAGTCCTCCTCTTTTCGGACAACACATACAAAGAAACCTGCCAACAGTCATTAGTGAACATTTGAAAGATTTTTCTAGAATtcgtttgtttttctttttctcctgaaagtacattattttgtatacaattatataatatataattggatTAACGAAACTACATTATTCGAGTATTTTGTatacaattaaataatatattctatattcaagtaatatagtttattttatattcgaataatatacttaatgaaaataaattattttgtataatgtatcttcaataaataaataatatactttagtATATcaaaagtgtatttttttttttatatttcacACAACACTGTATGAATCATTGTTAACATAATAGTTTGCGGGTGCAGGTTGGCGCTGGACATGCTGCCGGCGGAGGTGTACGACAACGAATGGGACCTGATCATGGTGGACGCCCCTAGGGGGTGGTTCCCGGAGGCGCCGGGGCGGATGTCGGCGATTTACTCCGCTGCAGTGATGGCGCGGAACAGGAAGGGGCCGGGGGTGACGCATGTGTTCCTTCACGATGTGGACCGCCCCGTGGAGAGGACATGGGCAGAGAGGCTGCTGTGTAGGAAATATTTGGTGAAAGAAGCTGGAAGGCTTTGGCACTTCGAAATCCCACCGGCTTCTCCTGATAAGCCTAGCAATGATTTTTGCTAGACTACTTATATTTTTCTTGCTTTAtaagtattcatttttattcttcaattcTCGGCCTATAACTAAGTATCCCATCtgtcaacatatatatatatatatatatttttttttaattttttttttttaatttttttaggttCCTTTTTACAATACATTTGACATTCTTGCTTTCTTTTCCCCCCCTTATTTTGCTTAGTTTGTTGaagttaattactgaaatgtcTCACTGTTGCATATGTTGAAAATGgcaatacaaaaataaagatattgttaaatttctcctttttatatatcaaaattatttgttcttatttctctaaaatattttttattaaatcattattgtgtggaccataaataaaaagtatattatttatgggTCCAACCATTCAACAATCAAATATTCACTATTTGGCTTGGTATTAGTTTTTGGTCATTGCGTAAATTCTTTATTAATGATGAGAGATTGATCAATCCATGGATATACTCATATGCATTAAACTAGTTTTTCTTAAGTGCGATGCGTAAAAAATAGGTGCATAATATTAatgttttatattaaaattttaaatttatttagatttttgatatttaaatgattataaataataataataatgtaaaatatttttataaattttatatttatattttagaaaataattaacatataactccaatatataatgtatatatattattattgttgaagaagataagaaaatatatggtggatgcatctgcatggtaacaatagtggaaaagataacgaaagttataacagtagggtatgtttgtccaaaatattgtaaagtacaacttttatagcaaaatgtataaaaaaaacttaacggaaaaaacggacataatgAAGGATATAACCTTcaatcacacttattatgtttttataaataaataatttcctCTTTAATTccgttttaaatttaatatcatCTAACCAatgatttattatgtttttataaataaataatttcctCTTTAATTccgttttaaatttaatatcatCTAACCAATGATTAGTATGTAATAATTTTCATATGGAAAATTAGCAATTTTCGCTCTACATGATTGCCCCCGCATCTTACTTCTACCAAATATAGCCCTTGATCGCCAAGTAGTGTGATTCTATGCCGAAGAATccattaattaatatacttacaATTTGACCCATTCTTGAAATATTAGAAACTAATACCATAATCTTATCTTATCTTACTCTATACAATAGCAAAAACTTTTTGCCAATGATTGTTTCCCGCCTAAACAAAACGGCATCGTTTTCCTATCTAAAAAGGATCTGTAATAATTTGTTacgtattaaatatttaaccaTTTAATGCTAATGTCTGATCATTATTTTATGCTTTAATGCTTTGAGAATCTGCACAGCCACACCATTTAATTACAATGTCTTGCCTGTTCATTcccaaataaacattaataACAAATATTAATTACATTCTCTTTGATcagatttaaaatataaatctatcaaacaacttctGATGCTTCAATGttccaattcaaataattctggGGAAACGAATAATCTGATGCTTCATTGTTCCAAAAGCTTGCCTTTTGGTTTTTCTATAAGGCTCCTGATTTAATTCAACCTCTATATAAAGAGGTCGAATTACTTCTAGAGTCTCACCCAGAGACTATCGACAATGAATAACACTCTGCACTAAGAATATGCTTCTCAATATGTCGAGGAGATCAGTCAACTGCACACCAAAAGAGCAAAACGTTAGAGGAGGCGAAATCTTTTAAACTAAAGAATTTTTATTTCACAATGAGGTAAATTCAGTTTATCGGTTTTATATTGTTTGatttatgatataaattgtTTTCTATCCTCTATGGGTATTTGGGTGTTGCATTGAATGAATCTGGAAAATCTAGAATTAAAAATTCATACCTGAGCAAATTCTATAAATAATTTGGATAGGGGGGGAGAATGCTACAGTGAACAAAGAAGCTTGGTTGCAATGTGCTGCAAGAGGAAACACATATGCAATAGAGGTATTATTTTACAACTCTTTAAGTTTTTGTGATTATGCTTTCAACATATAAGAACTAAGTTAGTATGAGcaattaatatatgtttttttatatctaaataaatggcatgcaattttttttatgatataGTCTATTATAGTAGTGTAACCACAAGTATGCAATTCAATTTTAGATGAAAAATCACACAAAATATGTCATTAATGCCAATTACAGTGCTTTGAGAAAATGGATCGGAACCCCAGACATTGAGAAGAAATGCTTTGTATTTGATGGTGCTTTGTATTTGATGGTGaggcaacctatgttataatgTGTCTTTGTTCCTAATACCCCTATATCTAACATGTTGGTTTGATATGAGGATCAATTCCAAACAAAGCACAAAAATCAGAAAAGTTAAAAGGAAGCAATTTCAAACTTGCTCAATGTGGTTTTTGAGTGGAAAACAGTGAAAAGAAGAGGAACTTTACATATACAATACCTGATTGGTTGCTTCAAACAGTGTTATCTTCACGAAATCCTTGGCCTTTGGATATTCTCGAACATCTTCATTATTGATCAAGTAGGCTATATGTTAAATATGTATGAACAATTAGTATAAGGTAAAAATTAAATCCTTGAACTACATTCACTGTCATTGAAAGGTAGTTgttaaacaaactaaaaataagaattactgtaacccctcgcctattccgataagtttagagttcgaaaaatatttttaagctacgATATTTACGAGATGGTCTCTCGTTACTtcaagaggatttttttttgtaaggaaagttattaataagttacgatTTACGTAACGGTCTCGAACCGTAAagatttttaaggatgtatatacggtttgaattttcctagagattagattattaagtatgatacgattaagcctaaACCTCTAAttagttcaagtgagaatttaaatcggactgtaaggggtaaaattgttacggacgttgtacctatatttcacgagataccgaaaaattcccaattttagtgattatcgacgggattatttttaggataattttggtgttaggattttcccgaattaagatATAATCCttcgaactttcatctgatttaaacccaaactggcaaaataaattaagatcttCAAGGAGGCACCATaaggagttgacatgtggcactcaaaatccccacttggattggatcattaatggcatgtcatataggtatgggaatgttgcacttgttacttaattctcaagccaaactcacatcatctctctctcatctctcccattccctctcccattttcgaaaatacaaaggaaagaaagaagaaggaaaatcttagtcttctaactttgtgatccaagaactccctagctatctcttcaactcaaagtGCTCTATTGTAGGTAAGAAAGAACTTtggtttgttcggttaaatccttcctagaacttaagtgtaaactaaaggtgcatgaaaatgttgttgttatggtgatattttaggatctttggtgaaagaCTCAAGGGAAGACATCATCGACTCCTACGGTTTTTAGGATAttctaaagaggtaaggaatccattaagttggtttagtcacttgaaggtgatcaaatgctagtaaattatgggactaggaattttatgtgaaaattatgtgttaagtttatggatctacaagttggctcaaagaaactacactttaatgtttagtaatttttggtatgcatgttcatagttaatttatgcatgtatatgttgtgtttatgtccatataggcttatacttgtgaaaatattgaaaaatatagtaaagatagtctctggcagtaacttccgagatttattgggaaaaattggtaaggtattttgctcctattttttttagacatgtatttctataagtgtagaacccgcatataaaatttcataatgatcggagtagtataagtatggttttcgaaatttttttccaaaactggtctagagagagaaactctggacagcacactgccaagggaaaaaatgaaattttctgtgtttattcgcggatcaaaatgaccaaaactttttatggacatcaagtactatgagttggggttctaccataaaactttcaagtgaaaaagagttcgggaactatttttaccggctcaatctttcgaaCTGCGCCAAGCTGTAATTTCCTGGCAGATTTGGATGGACgcggcagtggacgcgcgcCCACCGTGCGCCCATCAAGGGAGTGtcttcggcgtcacggccgaaggGCCTTGAttgaccttgattgacccacgggtggctttaagtgccatggcccagtggtcgttgtggatattgtatgaccagttcatactgcagggcgaagtctattcgtcgataTGTTNCTTGGCCTTTGGATATTCTCGAACATCTTCATTATTGATCAAGTAGGCTATATGTTAAATATGTATGAACAATTAGTATAAGGTAAAAATTAAATCCTTGAACTACATTCACTGTCATTGAAAGGTAGTTgttaaacaaactaaaaataagaattactgtaacccctcgcctattccgataagtttagagttcgaaaaatatttttaagctacgATATTTACGAGATGGTCTCTCGTTACTtcaagaggatttttttttgtaaggaaagttattaataagttacgatTTACGTAACGGTCTCGAACCGTAAagatttttaaggatgtatatacggtttgaattttcctagagattagattattaagtatgatacgattaagcctaaACCTCTAAttagttcaagtgagaatttaaatcggactgtaaggggtaaaattgttacggacgttgtacctatatttcacgagataccgaaaaattcccaattttagtgattatcgacgggattatttttaggataattttggtgttaggattttcccgaattaagatATAATCCttcgaactttcatctgatttaaacccaaactggcaaaataaattaagatcttCAAGGAGGCACCATaaggagttgacatgtggcactcaaaatccccacttggattggatcattaatggcatgtcatataggtatgggaatgttgcacttgttacttaattctcaagccaaactcacatcatctctctctcatctctcccattccctctcccattttcgaaaatacaaaggaaagaaagaagaaggaaaatcttagtcttctaactttgtgatccaagaactccctagctatctcttcaactcaaagtGCTCTATTGTAGGTAAGAAAGAACTTtggtttgttcggttaaatccttcctagaacttaagtgtaaactaaaggtgcatgaaaatgttgttgttatggtgatattttaggatctttggtgaaagaCTCAAGGGAAGACATCATCGACTCCTACGGTTTTTAGGATAttctaaagaggtaaggaatccattaagttggtttagtcacttgaaggtgatcaaatgctagtaaattatgggactaggaattttatgtgaaaattatgtgttaagtttatggatctacaagttggctcaaagaaactacactttaatgtttagtaatttttggtatgcatgttcatagttaatttatgcatg encodes:
- the LOC116026560 gene encoding probable methyltransferase At1g27930 — its product is MQKHSNSNSIHGFKPERPWLLGIAVIGLFGSALLIATFFRTSNNPIACKMAGMVSGQPATDIQMEAIIHYATTKITPQQNMDEIRISFDVLRDRSPCNFLVFGLGHDSLMWSSLNPRGNTLFLEEDPKWVETVIGSAPYLKARTVNYRTQLSQSDELIRHLHQEPDCSPKKSFIRGNHRCRLALDMLPAEVYDNEWDLIMVDAPRGWFPEAPGRMSAIYSAAVMARNRKGPGVTHVFLHDVDRPVERTWAERLLCRKYLVKEAGRLWHFEIPPASPDKPSNDFC